A DNA window from Cervus canadensis isolate Bull #8, Minnesota chromosome 30, ASM1932006v1, whole genome shotgun sequence contains the following coding sequences:
- the HDHD3 gene encoding haloacid dehalogenase-like hydrolase domain-containing protein 3: MAHRLQLRLLTWDVKDTLLRLRHPVGVEYATKARAHGLEVETTALGQAFRQAYKAQSQRFPSYGLSHGLTSRQWWLDLVQQTFHQAGVRDAQAVAPIAEQLYKDFSSPSTWQVLEGAEATLRGCRKRGLRLAVVSNFDRRLEDILEGVGLREHFDFVLTSEAAGWPKPDPRIFHEALRLAQVEPVVAAHIGDSYQCDYKGARAVGMHSFLVAGPEPLDPAVKDSVPQEHFLPSLSHLLPALDHLEGAPARL; this comes from the coding sequence ATGGCGCACCGGCTACAGTTACGACTGCTGACGTGGGATGTGAAGGACACGCTGCTCAGGCTCCGCCACCCCGTGGGAGTGGAATATGCCACTAAGGCCCGGGCCCACGGGCTGGAGGTAGAAACCACAGCCCTGGGACAGGCCTTCAGGCAGGCGTACAAGGCTCAGAGCCAGCGCTTCCCCAGCTATGGCTTGAGCCATGGCCTCACCTCCCGCCAGTGGTGGCTGGATTTGGTCCAGCAGACTTTCCACCAGGCTGGTGTCCGGGATGCCCAGGCTGTGGCCCCCATCGCTGAGCAGCTGTACAAGGACTTCAGCAGTCCTAGCACCTGGCAGGTGTTGGAGGGGGCTGAGGCCACCCTTAGGGGGTGCCGAAAACGAGGCCTGAGGCTGGCAGTGGTCTCCAACTTTGACCGACGACTAGAGGACATCCTGGAGGGTGTTGGCCTGCGGGAACACTTTGACTTTGTGCTGACCTCTGAGGCTGCCGGCTGGCCCAAGCCCGACCCCCGCATTTTCCATGAGGCCTTGCGCCTTGCTCAAGTGGAACCGGTGGTGGCAGCCCATATTGGGGACAGTTACCAATGTGATTACAAGGGAGCACGGGCTGTAGGCATGCACAGCTTCCTGGTGGCTGGCCCCGAGCCTTTGGACCCTGCGGTCAAGGATTCTGTACCCCAGGAACACTTTCTCCCCTCACTGTCCCATCTCCTGCCTGCCCTTGACCACCTGGAGGGCGCCCCTGCAAGGCTTTGA